One Azoarcus sp. DN11 DNA segment encodes these proteins:
- a CDS encoding CoA transferase: MGQDFSRFRVLDLTGELGPYAAKMFAGLGADVIHVESPAGDPMRRVGPYFRNEPGVQASLPYLYYNAGKRGLAVDLENEEGRAVFRRLCGSADLLVESCRSGYLDGLGLSYDVLSRDNASLVQTSVTPFGRTGPLAAYPGSDLTCSALSGFLYLAGVDGDKPVRAPDNQAYRMAEAYAAVGSAIALFSAQRTGRGQVVDVACIEAEATALENAAQFWDLEGKIRRGRGREAGCGTLHPCVDGYIMLVAIMGRNKGMWTPFVRWLEAEGVEEWKLLDDDKWIDFAYRCSTEGYATFCRVFERYTRTRSKAYLYEMGQRFSVSVTPVSNGRDLLANPQLLHRKFWKTQFNETLGADITYPGAPYEFGELQWQLGRNAPRIGEHTREILTECGYSGLEIDELVRTGAVYVEQR; the protein is encoded by the coding sequence ATGGGACAGGACTTTTCGCGATTCAGGGTGCTGGACTTGACCGGCGAACTCGGGCCGTACGCGGCCAAGATGTTCGCCGGGCTGGGTGCTGACGTGATCCACGTGGAGTCGCCCGCGGGCGATCCGATGCGCCGCGTCGGCCCCTATTTCCGCAATGAACCCGGTGTGCAGGCGAGTCTACCGTACCTCTATTACAACGCGGGCAAGCGCGGCCTCGCGGTGGACCTCGAGAATGAGGAGGGGCGTGCGGTGTTCCGCCGGCTATGCGGCAGCGCCGACCTGCTCGTTGAGAGCTGCCGCTCGGGTTATCTGGACGGGCTCGGCCTGTCCTACGATGTGCTGAGTCGCGACAACGCCAGTCTGGTGCAGACCTCGGTCACTCCGTTCGGGCGCACCGGGCCGCTGGCGGCTTATCCCGGTTCGGATCTGACGTGTTCTGCGCTGAGCGGCTTTCTCTATCTCGCGGGCGTAGATGGCGACAAGCCGGTGCGCGCGCCGGACAACCAGGCGTACCGGATGGCCGAGGCGTATGCGGCCGTCGGTAGTGCGATCGCGCTGTTCAGCGCGCAGCGTACCGGGCGGGGCCAGGTGGTCGACGTGGCCTGCATCGAGGCCGAGGCGACGGCGCTCGAGAATGCGGCGCAGTTCTGGGACCTCGAGGGCAAAATCCGGCGCGGACGCGGGCGCGAGGCGGGCTGCGGGACACTGCATCCGTGCGTCGACGGCTACATCATGCTGGTCGCCATCATGGGGCGCAACAAGGGCATGTGGACGCCCTTCGTGCGCTGGCTCGAGGCCGAAGGGGTCGAGGAATGGAAGCTTCTCGACGACGACAAGTGGATCGATTTCGCGTACCGGTGCTCGACCGAGGGCTACGCGACCTTCTGCCGCGTCTTCGAGCGCTATACCAGAACCCGCAGCAAGGCCTACCTGTATGAAATGGGGCAGCGCTTCAGCGTCTCGGTGACGCCAGTCAGTAACGGCCGGGATCTGCTCGCGAACCCCCAGCTCTTGCACCGGAAATTCTGGAAGACTCAGTTCAACGAAACGCTCGGTGCGGACATTACCTACCCGGGCGCGCCGTACGAGTTCGGCGAGTTGCAATGGCAACTCGGACGCAATGCCCCGCGCATCGGTGAGCACACGCGGGAAATACTAACCGAATGCGGCTATTCGGGACTCGAGATCGATGAACTCGTGCGAACGGGGGCGGTATATGTTGAACAGCGTTGA
- a CDS encoding CoA transferase, with amino-acid sequence MLNSVEGALEGIVVCDFSWVGAGPIATSVLAQCGADVIKIESVKRPDILRRGEPFKDGIGTGLDRSGYFAARNANKRDIALDMNNPLAREVAVRLIAKSDIVINNFRVGQMEKWKLGWEDVQKINPRAIYVTMSMQGTDGPHSRYMGYGVNLNALCGLTARAGFPGELPFGTGTNYTDHVMVPKHTLFGIMGALLEREVSGRGQTVSLSQLESAICMTPSAPMAFAANGEALGPLGYGDPEAVPHGIYTTLGYRKWIAIAVFDDLQWAALRRVMGNPPWAEEERFATAAMRRRYEVELNERIECWTAQQYGDWLMEALLKVGIPAGEVRDAREAIEDEHMRRRGFWAYLDHPEVGVTLYNRAPIVFSRTPLEMKTAAPAIGQHTRDVLGEMLGYSQDEIENLVSQEVLV; translated from the coding sequence ATGTTGAACAGCGTTGAGGGTGCCCTGGAGGGCATTGTCGTGTGCGATTTTTCGTGGGTCGGCGCTGGGCCGATCGCCACGAGCGTGCTGGCGCAATGCGGCGCGGACGTTATCAAAATCGAAAGCGTCAAGCGTCCCGACATACTGCGCCGTGGCGAGCCGTTCAAGGACGGCATCGGCACCGGCCTCGACCGCAGCGGCTACTTCGCCGCGCGCAACGCGAACAAGCGGGACATCGCGCTCGACATGAACAACCCGCTTGCGCGCGAGGTGGCGGTCCGGCTGATCGCGAAGAGCGACATCGTCATCAATAACTTCCGCGTCGGCCAGATGGAGAAATGGAAGCTCGGCTGGGAGGACGTGCAGAAGATCAATCCGCGCGCGATCTACGTGACGATGAGCATGCAGGGCACCGATGGCCCGCACAGCCGCTACATGGGCTACGGCGTGAACCTCAACGCGCTGTGCGGGCTGACGGCGCGTGCCGGCTTCCCCGGCGAGTTGCCCTTCGGCACCGGCACGAACTATACGGATCACGTGATGGTACCGAAACATACCTTGTTTGGGATCATGGGGGCGCTGCTTGAGCGGGAGGTCAGCGGGCGCGGCCAGACCGTCAGCCTGTCGCAGCTCGAATCGGCGATCTGCATGACGCCGAGCGCGCCAATGGCCTTCGCCGCCAACGGCGAGGCGCTCGGGCCGCTCGGCTACGGCGATCCGGAAGCAGTCCCGCACGGTATCTATACGACCCTGGGCTACCGCAAATGGATCGCGATCGCGGTCTTCGACGATCTTCAGTGGGCGGCGCTGCGGCGCGTGATGGGCAATCCGCCGTGGGCCGAGGAGGAGCGTTTCGCGACTGCCGCAATGCGACGCCGGTATGAGGTCGAGCTGAACGAGCGCATCGAATGCTGGACTGCGCAGCAGTACGGCGATTGGTTGATGGAGGCGCTGCTGAAGGTGGGGATCCCGGCAGGCGAGGTGCGGGATGCCCGCGAGGCGATCGAGGATGAGCATATGCGACGCCGCGGCTTCTGGGCTTATCTCGATCACCCCGAGGTCGGCGTCACGCTCTACAACCGCGCACCGATCGTGTTCTCGCGTACCCCGCTGGAAATGAAGACCGCTGCGCCGGCGATCGGGCAGCACACCCGCGATGTGCTCGGCGAGATGCTCGGCTATTCGCAGGACGAAATCGAGAATCTGGTCAGTCAGGAGGTGTTGGTGTGA
- a CDS encoding SDR family oxidoreductase yields MESKGKERVALIVNADDAVGEAVALRLAAPGVQLALVGADAGRLDALASRLAEKGVAVIAVVTGAVEPGSIRDAVAQVMARYGRIDILVQNESVLTAKALQDISDADVGAALGAGIAGPFHYLREVVPLMRKCGFGRVVNISDIRYLGLAASANVAAARAGLFGLTRALALESARDGVTVSTVVMGDLDTDATPVAEREKLAAGIPVKRLGRPSDVANAVGFLASDSSKYVTGQTLFVCGGKSAYFSMSI; encoded by the coding sequence ATGGAATCGAAAGGCAAAGAAAGGGTGGCTCTGATCGTCAATGCCGACGATGCGGTGGGCGAGGCGGTTGCGCTGCGGCTCGCCGCGCCGGGTGTGCAACTCGCGCTCGTGGGCGCGGACGCCGGCCGGCTCGACGCTCTCGCATCGCGGCTGGCCGAGAAGGGGGTGGCGGTGATCGCGGTGGTGACGGGCGCAGTCGAGCCCGGTTCGATCCGCGATGCGGTCGCGCAGGTGATGGCGCGCTACGGGCGGATCGACATCTTGGTGCAGAACGAAAGCGTACTGACCGCCAAGGCGCTGCAGGACATTTCCGATGCGGACGTCGGCGCGGCGCTCGGCGCCGGCATCGCGGGCCCGTTCCACTACCTGCGCGAAGTCGTTCCGCTGATGCGCAAGTGTGGCTTCGGGCGCGTGGTCAATATCAGCGATATTCGTTATCTCGGCCTCGCGGCGAGCGCCAACGTCGCCGCTGCGCGTGCGGGTCTGTTCGGGCTCACACGGGCGCTCGCGCTCGAATCGGCGCGAGACGGCGTTACGGTGAGCACGGTCGTCATGGGCGATCTCGACACCGACGCGACGCCTGTGGCGGAGCGGGAAAAGCTCGCCGCCGGCATTCCCGTGAAGCGCTTGGGCAGGCCCTCTGACGTTGCCAACGCAGTCGGCTTTCTTGCGAGCGATAGTTCGAAGTACGTGACCGGGCAGACGCTTTTCGTCTGTGGCGGAAAGAGCGCGTACTTTTCGATGTCGATTTGA
- a CDS encoding SDR family NAD(P)-dependent oxidoreductase, translated as MGRQTALRFAEQGAAVVINDINAEKVHATVDEFSRKGHRALGAVADISDKAAVDAMVQQTVNAFGRIDILVNNAGMERAGALRKLSEADWDVTLNVNLKGTFLCSQAVHGHMVENKHGRIVNIASRAWLGGAGQTPYSSAKAGVVGMTRTLAIELGRAGITVNCVAPGLIHTPMWEELPEKDRQFLLSRQPTGKLGDPDDIANTLLFLADDETGFVTGQVLYVCGGRSLFAG; from the coding sequence ATGGGTAGGCAGACGGCATTGCGCTTCGCCGAGCAGGGTGCGGCCGTCGTTATCAACGACATCAACGCGGAGAAGGTGCACGCGACGGTCGATGAGTTCAGCCGAAAGGGACATCGCGCGCTCGGCGCCGTCGCCGACATTAGCGACAAGGCGGCGGTCGACGCGATGGTGCAGCAGACGGTGAATGCCTTCGGCCGCATCGACATCCTCGTGAATAACGCGGGCATGGAGCGGGCCGGCGCGCTGCGCAAGCTTAGCGAGGCGGACTGGGATGTCACGCTCAATGTCAATCTGAAGGGCACCTTCCTGTGCTCGCAGGCGGTGCACGGCCACATGGTCGAGAACAAGCACGGGCGCATCGTCAACATCGCCTCCCGCGCATGGCTCGGCGGCGCGGGGCAGACTCCGTATTCGTCGGCGAAGGCCGGCGTCGTCGGCATGACGCGTACGCTTGCGATCGAGCTCGGCCGCGCCGGGATCACCGTCAATTGCGTTGCTCCGGGGCTGATCCACACGCCGATGTGGGAGGAACTGCCGGAGAAGGATCGGCAGTTCCTGTTGTCGCGGCAGCCGACCGGAAAGCTGGGCGATCCCGACGACATCGCCAACACGCTGCTCTTCCTCGCCGACGACGAGACGGGTTTCGTCACCGGCCAGGTGCTCTACGTGTGCGGCGGACGAAGCCTGTTCGCAGGCTGA
- a CDS encoding thiolase family protein yields MKLQRKVYIAGVGETKFGRHEVDFDVLGRAAAFEALKASNIDRPTVVQSAYVGNGTNGMVIGQTVLKDLGMCGHLPIMTVESACSAGGMAVHLAVRDVAMGLADVAIGIGCENHTLHMAQGTAFATAMSDIETVHGAVMTGKYAMRAQRYMYETGATAEDLAMITVKNRRHATNNPYAWFKGEISVEEVVNSRVVASPLTLQQCCGIADGAGAVVVCSEEMVKKLGIDKPILVAGSVVRSGPYHNRPRDITGDDITEETAAQLYEESGIGPEDVNIVELHDAFTIAELLYYECLGLCPKGEGLKFLRDGNTTHGGKCVVSPRGGMLSYGHPIGASGAAQIAASVKQMRNQCPGYQVDPVPRVAMTHVTGGGLSGTEHAACTMHMLVRGW; encoded by the coding sequence ATGAAACTGCAGCGCAAGGTCTATATCGCCGGGGTCGGCGAAACGAAATTCGGGCGGCACGAGGTCGATTTCGATGTGCTGGGCCGTGCCGCGGCATTCGAGGCGCTGAAGGCGTCGAATATCGACCGTCCGACGGTGGTGCAGAGCGCCTACGTCGGCAATGGCACCAACGGAATGGTGATCGGTCAAACCGTGCTCAAGGATCTGGGCATGTGCGGACATCTTCCAATCATGACAGTCGAAAGCGCATGCTCCGCAGGGGGTATGGCAGTGCATCTGGCGGTGCGGGACGTGGCGATGGGGCTTGCCGACGTCGCGATCGGCATCGGCTGCGAGAATCACACGCTGCACATGGCGCAAGGCACTGCCTTTGCAACGGCCATGTCGGATATCGAAACGGTGCACGGCGCGGTCATGACCGGCAAGTACGCGATGCGCGCGCAGCGTTACATGTACGAGACCGGGGCCACGGCCGAGGATCTGGCGATGATCACCGTGAAGAACCGCCGCCACGCGACCAACAATCCGTATGCGTGGTTCAAGGGTGAGATTTCGGTCGAGGAGGTCGTCAATTCGCGCGTCGTCGCGTCTCCGCTGACGCTGCAGCAATGCTGTGGCATCGCCGATGGCGCCGGGGCGGTCGTCGTGTGCTCGGAAGAGATGGTGAAGAAGTTGGGCATCGACAAGCCGATTCTGGTGGCGGGCTCGGTCGTGCGGTCGGGGCCTTACCACAACCGGCCGCGCGACATAACGGGCGACGACATCACCGAGGAAACCGCAGCGCAGCTCTATGAAGAGTCGGGCATCGGTCCTGAGGATGTGAATATCGTCGAACTGCACGACGCTTTCACGATTGCCGAGCTGCTGTACTACGAATGCCTCGGCCTGTGTCCGAAGGGCGAAGGGCTGAAGTTCCTGCGCGACGGCAACACGACGCACGGGGGCAAGTGTGTCGTCAGTCCGCGTGGCGGCATGCTCTCGTATGGTCACCCGATCGGCGCTTCGGGGGCCGCCCAGATCGCCGCGAGCGTCAAGCAGATGCGCAACCAGTGTCCCGGCTATCAGGTCGATCCGGTGCCGCGTGTGGCGATGACGCACGTTACGGGTGGCGGGCTGTCTGGCACGGAACACGCGGCTTGCACGATGCACATGCTGGTGCGCGGCTGGTAA